In the Persephonella hydrogeniphila genome, one interval contains:
- a CDS encoding MarR family transcriptional regulator, which yields MSVEEKVLEAMKKAGKPLKTGEIVEITGLDKKEVEKAIKKLKKEGKIESPKRCYYTPAG from the coding sequence ATGTCTGTAGAAGAAAAAGTTTTAGAAGCGATGAAAAAAGCAGGAAAACCTCTAAAGACAGGAGAAATAGTAGAAATCACAGGTCTGGACAAAAAAGAAGTAGAAAAAGCTATAAAAAAACTCAAAAAAGAAGGGAAAATTGAATCTCCAAAAAGATGTTACTATACCCCTGCCGGCTAA
- a CDS encoding sulfurtransferase TusA family protein, whose protein sequence is MMELENIKPDIVHDATGTYCPIPITELAKVMKKAEKGQIIELLADDEGAVQDVPAWCETTGNEFLGYKEEDGIYIFYVRKTQD, encoded by the coding sequence ATGATGGAGTTAGAGAACATAAAACCAGATATAGTTCATGATGCTACCGGAACTTACTGTCCTATCCCGATAACAGAGCTGGCAAAAGTTATGAAAAAAGCAGAAAAAGGACAGATTATTGAACTTCTTGCTGATGACGAAGGTGCTGTTCAGGATGTTCCTGCGTGGTGTGAGACGACAGGGAACGAGTTTTTAGGTTATAAAGAAGAAGATGGAATATACATTTTTTATGTAAGAAAAACACAGGACTAA
- a CDS encoding Mrp/NBP35 family ATP-binding protein → MALQGVIDTLKNTNLQEIGVSFSLADLMRDLKIEDDNVYIKLFSPSEKYHDYLREKAETVLKSIGAKNVQVEFTSEPPKQQQPPQPPPTAQQNPFESRRRIPKVKKVIAVASGKGGVGKSTVAVNLSAALRKMGYNVGYLDADMYGPSGPTMLGAKDKQVTATPDNKLIPPEVHGIKIMSIGLLLPSEDTPVIWRGPVLFKALSQFLFDINWGEELDFLIIDLPPGTGDVQITLGQTAEIDGAVIVTTPQDVALIDVKKGIQMFNEVQIPVLGIVENMSYFVCPDSGKKYEIFGKSKTEEVAKQYNTELLGRIPIEPKVAEFADLGIPVVLAKEDSESSKAFMKVAEELIKKLSKQ, encoded by the coding sequence ATGGCACTTCAGGGAGTTATAGATACTCTAAAGAATACTAATCTTCAGGAAATAGGGGTAAGTTTTTCCCTTGCAGACCTGATGAGAGACTTAAAGATAGAAGATGATAATGTTTATATAAAACTTTTTTCTCCAAGTGAGAAATACCACGACTATCTGAGGGAAAAGGCAGAGACAGTATTAAAATCTATAGGGGCGAAAAATGTTCAGGTAGAGTTTACATCAGAACCTCCAAAACAGCAACAGCCTCCACAACCTCCTCCGACTGCACAGCAAAACCCTTTTGAATCAAGAAGAAGAATTCCAAAAGTCAAAAAAGTTATTGCTGTGGCTTCCGGTAAAGGTGGTGTAGGAAAATCCACAGTAGCTGTTAATCTGTCAGCTGCTCTTAGAAAGATGGGATACAACGTAGGATACCTTGATGCAGATATGTACGGACCTTCTGGTCCCACAATGCTTGGAGCAAAGGATAAACAGGTAACAGCAACTCCAGATAACAAGCTTATCCCTCCTGAAGTTCACGGCATAAAAATTATGTCAATAGGCTTACTGCTTCCTTCTGAAGATACTCCTGTGATATGGAGAGGTCCTGTTCTCTTTAAAGCACTGTCGCAGTTTCTTTTTGACATTAACTGGGGAGAAGAATTGGATTTTCTTATTATAGATCTTCCTCCCGGAACGGGAGATGTTCAGATAACATTGGGACAGACGGCAGAAATAGATGGAGCTGTTATTGTAACAACACCTCAGGATGTAGCCCTGATAGATGTAAAAAAAGGTATACAGATGTTCAATGAGGTACAGATACCTGTACTGGGAATAGTAGAGAATATGAGTTATTTTGTATGTCCAGACTCAGGAAAAAAATATGAGATATTCGGAAAATCAAAAACAGAAGAGGTAGCAAAGCAATACAATACTGAACTTTTAGGCAGAATTCCTATAGAACCTAAAGTAGCAGAATTTGCCGATTTAGGAATACCGGTAGTACTTGCCAAAGAAGATTCAGAATCGTCAAAGGCTTTTATGAAAGTAGCAGAAGAATTAATTAAAAAACTAAGTAAGCAATAA
- a CDS encoding iron-sulfur cluster assembly scaffold protein, which produces MFEYTEKVMDHFMNPRNLGEIPDPDGYGQCGNPSCGDAMLFTIKVDKETDVITDVKFKTFGCGSAIAVSSVLTEMVKGKPIDYALNLTYKEIFEELGGLPSQKIHCTNLGLETLHVAIKDYLLKQGRIEEANKIPDCIEEEEEEGIDLEHIG; this is translated from the coding sequence ATGTTCGAATATACTGAAAAGGTGATGGATCATTTCATGAATCCGAGAAATCTTGGAGAGATACCTGATCCGGATGGATATGGACAGTGTGGTAATCCATCATGTGGAGACGCAATGCTTTTTACTATAAAAGTTGATAAAGAAACAGATGTTATAACAGATGTCAAGTTCAAAACATTTGGATGTGGTTCTGCTATCGCAGTATCTTCTGTTCTTACAGAAATGGTAAAGGGAAAACCTATAGACTATGCTCTGAATCTCACATACAAAGAGATTTTTGAAGAGTTAGGTGGTCTTCCATCACAGAAAATTCACTGCACAAACTTAGGTCTTGAAACACTCCATGTTGCTATAAAAGACTACCTTTTAAAACAGGGAAGAATTGAAGAAGCAAATAAAATTCCAGACTGTATAGAAGAAGAGGAAGAAGAAGGTATCGATTTAGAGCATATAGGGTGA
- the aroE gene encoding shikimate dehydrogenase translates to MEIPVNGNTEVYGIIGYPVKHSKSPQFQTAAFFSLGLNCIYLPFEVKPENLQAAIEGVKALSIKGINVTVPHKEEVIKYIDELSEEVRYIGASNTVKNLDGYLIGYNTDSYGFIEGLKEILPVIHDKRFLVIGAGGASRAVLYGLIKEGVQHITVANRTLERVNRIIEDFKTLNRFIKDILKPVSLEKIEENLENVDVIVNTTSVGLKDEDPPLFDYSKIKKEHIVVDIIYKKTKLLEAAEKKGCKYQDGLPMLLYQGVKAFEIWTGKKAPVEVMRRVLEEK, encoded by the coding sequence ATGGAAATTCCTGTAAATGGGAACACAGAAGTTTATGGAATTATAGGATACCCTGTTAAACATTCAAAATCACCTCAGTTCCAGACTGCTGCATTTTTCTCCCTTGGTCTTAACTGTATTTATCTTCCATTTGAGGTAAAGCCTGAAAATCTTCAGGCAGCTATAGAAGGTGTTAAAGCTTTATCTATTAAAGGTATAAATGTTACAGTTCCCCATAAAGAAGAAGTAATAAAATATATAGATGAGCTGTCAGAAGAGGTTAGATATATAGGGGCTTCCAATACAGTAAAAAACTTAGATGGTTATCTGATAGGATACAATACAGATTCATATGGATTTATAGAAGGTTTAAAGGAAATATTACCGGTAATTCACGATAAGAGATTTCTTGTCATAGGTGCTGGAGGTGCATCACGGGCTGTTTTGTACGGTCTTATAAAAGAAGGAGTTCAGCATATAACTGTTGCAAACAGAACTTTAGAGAGGGTTAACAGAATAATAGAAGATTTCAAAACCCTTAACCGGTTTATTAAAGATATCCTAAAACCTGTTTCTCTTGAAAAGATAGAAGAAAACTTAGAAAATGTTGATGTTATTGTCAATACGACATCTGTCGGACTTAAAGATGAAGATCCTCCTTTGTTTGATTACTCTAAAATAAAAAAAGAACATATAGTTGTTGATATAATATATAAAAAAACAAAACTGTTAGAAGCAGCAGAAAAGAAAGGTTGTAAATATCAGGATGGACTTCCTATGCTGCTCTATCAGGGAGTTAAAGCCTTTGAAATATGGACAGGTAAAAAAGCACCTGTAGAAGTAATGAGGAGGGTCTTAGAGGAAAAATAA
- a CDS encoding chloride channel protein, protein MVRIKAIFSYRFNYLNLLIPILIGVCAGLFGIAFLKAIHFFTELFLVDFAGYIPPYPLGEGGSLSYKFFMEHPYMIPISTAVGGLIVGILVQLFSPESAGVGTDAAIKAFHEKKEIGIRTSIWKLITSAVTIGSGQVSGKEGPIALIGAGIGSFIGKIFHLPEKERKIALAVGLGAGIGGVFKAPFAGAIISSEVFYKKDFEIETLVPAFIASFVSFIIVASVFGFSPLFYVELPQFTGFSFYDAVGYITLGMTTAFIARLMIYALDSIRSLFERLEVPFFVKPAIGGFFVGIIGMSVPVAIGTGYGWLQLIMLGKLEYFPEWKIIISIFLVILAFAFTLGSGGSGGVFGPSLVIGGLTGASVYFFLKNFLFFPESSTFNLTAFTVVGMVSTFAAAAKAPLSTIILVAEITGGYQLLIPATIAVAVSHFLSGEKSIFKSQVNTKLDSPVHYDEFKYMLLRKYLVKDVMKKEVYTTTPDTTVLYASKFMEQYSISALPVIDEENRVIGLVTSTDIIKACGMNLTETKVRDIMKENPLCITQDLTLFDTLSIFVENNIGVAPVVNNLEDKKIIGIISDYDIGKVLTGKV, encoded by the coding sequence TTGGTAAGAATAAAGGCTATCTTCAGTTACAGGTTTAATTACCTTAATTTGCTTATACCTATACTTATAGGAGTATGTGCCGGTCTGTTTGGAATAGCCTTTTTGAAAGCCATTCATTTCTTCACGGAACTTTTTCTTGTAGATTTTGCAGGTTATATACCTCCTTATCCTCTTGGAGAAGGGGGTAGCCTTTCTTATAAGTTTTTTATGGAACATCCCTATATGATACCTATTTCTACAGCTGTAGGAGGCTTGATAGTAGGCATCCTTGTCCAGTTATTTTCTCCTGAATCTGCAGGTGTAGGAACAGATGCTGCTATAAAAGCTTTTCACGAGAAAAAAGAGATAGGAATAAGAACATCTATCTGGAAATTAATAACTTCTGCCGTAACAATTGGAAGTGGACAGGTTTCTGGAAAAGAAGGTCCTATTGCTCTGATTGGGGCTGGTATAGGGTCTTTTATCGGGAAAATATTCCATTTACCAGAAAAAGAAAGGAAGATAGCTCTTGCTGTTGGGTTAGGAGCAGGAATTGGGGGAGTATTCAAAGCTCCATTTGCCGGAGCGATTATCAGCTCTGAAGTTTTTTATAAAAAAGATTTTGAGATAGAAACTCTTGTACCTGCCTTCATAGCATCTTTTGTCTCTTTTATTATTGTTGCCTCTGTTTTTGGCTTTTCTCCTTTATTTTATGTAGAACTTCCCCAGTTTACAGGTTTTTCTTTTTACGATGCAGTAGGATACATAACACTCGGTATGACTACAGCTTTTATAGCAAGGCTGATGATATACGCCCTTGATTCTATCAGGAGCTTATTTGAAAGACTTGAAGTGCCGTTTTTTGTCAAGCCTGCCATAGGAGGTTTTTTTGTAGGCATTATTGGGATGTCTGTTCCTGTAGCTATAGGAACAGGATATGGATGGCTACAGCTAATAATGTTAGGAAAATTAGAGTATTTCCCTGAATGGAAGATCATAATAAGCATATTTCTTGTTATACTTGCTTTTGCCTTCACACTTGGTTCAGGTGGTTCAGGGGGTGTTTTTGGTCCTTCCCTTGTAATAGGTGGTTTAACAGGGGCTTCTGTCTATTTTTTTCTTAAAAATTTTTTATTTTTTCCTGAAAGTTCAACCTTTAATCTGACGGCTTTCACTGTAGTCGGAATGGTCTCTACTTTTGCTGCAGCAGCAAAAGCCCCCTTATCTACTATTATTCTGGTTGCTGAAATAACAGGAGGATATCAACTTCTTATCCCTGCTACCATAGCTGTTGCTGTATCCCATTTCTTATCCGGAGAAAAAAGTATCTTTAAAAGTCAGGTCAACACAAAACTGGATTCACCTGTTCATTACGATGAGTTCAAATATATGCTTCTTCGTAAATATCTTGTTAAGGATGTTATGAAAAAGGAAGTATACACTACAACTCCAGACACAACTGTTTTATATGCAAGTAAATTTATGGAACAGTATAGTATTTCTGCACTTCCGGTAATAGATGAAGAAAACAGAGTGATCGGCCTTGTTACAAGCACAGATATTATAAAAGCCTGTGGTATGAATCTGACAGAAACAAAAGTCAGAGATATAATGAAAGAAAATCCTTTATGTATTACTCAGGATTTAACGCTTTTTGATACTTTAAGTATATTTGTAGAAAACAATATCGGTGTTGCACCTGTTGTTAATAATCTTGAAGACAAAAAAATCATCGGTATTATATCAGATTATGATATAGGTAAAGTTCTTACAGGAAAAGTGTAA
- a CDS encoding methyl-accepting chemotaxis protein — protein MMSLLRKFSIKAKLIFTLIIVVLSYIVMASLTFLYLNKIESSFTELKNKAVLGQVLVLEINRDVNYISRLTRNIMLGADFNKDIKKFEQRLSRIENNFDRLLNTAQSEEEKQLILKSKRATLAFVKDGYELVKGLENLPPEERYKAYPEYHKRATPLAEEARKYFNKLEQLKLKYFNQGFEKVEENISSIKEMIYIGVPVSLIVIFGIVFGIITTISRPIEQFVSNFVKAAEGDLTIRMEEDGKDEISLISRYFNNLMEALNEIFVKVKNNTAFIFKMATTLKEKAEEILSRTDAQERSFTLLFDKISQLNTAAKKIDSMVNTNLKDATEDTLIKASDGKESIENTIEKINKIREKAELLEEKIDNLSVSSEEIGKITKVINELANQTNLLALNAAIEAARAGEAGKGFAVVADEVRNLAERTRKATEEINHIIETLQIETKNAKIEMSNAKESVEEGVEIAQKTKIVFDEIVDKINIVTDVGNSIRQEVKNENSLLSQIYNEINSYSEIVKASARDIREITDTISQLERETEELVEMLERFKT, from the coding sequence ATGATGAGTTTGCTCAGAAAGTTTTCAATAAAAGCAAAATTAATTTTCACGCTTATTATTGTGGTTCTTTCATATATTGTTATGGCCTCACTTACTTTTCTCTACCTGAACAAGATCGAAAGCAGTTTTACAGAGCTGAAAAATAAAGCAGTTCTGGGTCAGGTTCTTGTACTGGAGATAAATAGAGATGTTAATTATATAAGCCGTCTTACAAGGAATATTATGCTTGGTGCAGATTTTAATAAAGATATTAAAAAATTTGAGCAAAGGCTTAGTAGAATAGAGAACAACTTTGATCGTTTATTAAATACAGCCCAATCTGAAGAAGAAAAGCAGCTAATACTTAAAAGCAAGAGAGCTACGCTTGCATTTGTAAAAGATGGTTATGAACTTGTGAAAGGTTTAGAGAACCTTCCTCCTGAAGAGAGATATAAGGCTTATCCTGAGTATCATAAAAGGGCTACACCCCTCGCAGAAGAAGCACGAAAATACTTTAACAAATTAGAACAGTTAAAACTGAAATATTTCAATCAAGGATTTGAAAAAGTAGAAGAAAATATATCTTCTATAAAAGAGATGATATATATAGGAGTTCCGGTATCTCTGATTGTGATTTTCGGTATTGTATTTGGGATAATAACAACTATTTCCAGACCTATAGAACAGTTTGTCTCCAACTTTGTAAAAGCAGCTGAAGGTGATCTGACAATAAGAATGGAAGAAGATGGAAAAGATGAAATATCGCTGATATCAAGATATTTCAATAATTTGATGGAAGCATTAAATGAGATATTTGTTAAAGTAAAGAATAATACAGCCTTTATCTTTAAAATGGCAACAACCCTAAAAGAAAAGGCAGAAGAGATTCTATCAAGAACTGATGCTCAAGAAAGATCCTTTACCCTGCTATTTGACAAGATATCTCAGTTAAATACAGCAGCAAAAAAGATAGATTCTATGGTAAACACTAATTTAAAAGATGCAACTGAAGACACTTTGATTAAAGCTTCCGATGGAAAGGAAAGTATCGAGAACACTATAGAGAAGATAAACAAAATCAGGGAAAAAGCTGAGTTATTAGAAGAAAAAATAGATAATCTCTCTGTTTCTTCAGAAGAGATAGGAAAAATAACAAAGGTCATAAATGAGCTTGCCAATCAAACAAATCTTCTGGCATTGAATGCAGCAATAGAGGCAGCAAGGGCAGGGGAAGCTGGAAAAGGTTTCGCTGTTGTTGCTGATGAGGTGAGAAATCTTGCTGAACGAACAAGAAAAGCTACAGAAGAGATAAATCATATAATTGAAACATTACAGATAGAAACAAAAAATGCAAAGATAGAAATGAGTAATGCGAAAGAAAGTGTAGAAGAAGGAGTGGAAATAGCACAAAAAACGAAAATTGTTTTTGATGAGATAGTAGACAAAATTAATATAGTAACTGATGTAGGAAACAGTATAAGACAGGAAGTTAAAAATGAGAACAGTCTATTGAGTCAGATATACAATGAGATAAATAGCTATTCTGAGATTGTGAAAGCTTCTGCACGGGATATTAGAGAAATAACAGATACAATTTCTCAGTTGGAAAGAGAAACAGAAGAGTTAGTAGAGATGTTAGAAAGATTCAAGACTTAA
- a CDS encoding multiheme c-type cytochrome → MRVLLVVFLVFITGCEKIERLFVEEDILQRPPSKRCADCHTKIYNQWKNSRHSAAWVSEEFIKKTKNRTKTKCLSCHAPLEIKPEEEPELREKLREEGVNCFSCHYREKTNSMHGPYEVFSPPHYSTYDPDYISSKICSGCHQKTYKIWKKTGAKQNCQECHMPHKKDRLIQKFPFMYFHSKKELHDHSFPPLKASGKDFMTKVFQEKNILKISIKNLSVPHTIPTAQQGSPKYYLVVIGFKESEEILRENVMITPRNGFHYKKWKEFVFYKDRKIDRLKILINRRLSWMEKREKVFEKEFLF, encoded by the coding sequence ATGAGAGTATTACTGGTTGTTTTTTTGGTTTTTATTACAGGATGTGAAAAAATAGAGAGACTGTTTGTAGAGGAGGACATTCTACAGCGTCCTCCTTCTAAAAGATGTGCAGACTGTCATACCAAAATATACAACCAGTGGAAGAACTCAAGGCACTCAGCTGCATGGGTTTCTGAGGAGTTTATCAAAAAAACAAAAAACAGAACAAAAACAAAATGTCTCTCCTGCCATGCTCCTTTGGAAATAAAACCTGAAGAAGAACCGGAATTGAGAGAAAAACTCAGAGAAGAAGGTGTAAACTGTTTTTCATGTCATTACAGAGAAAAGACCAATTCAATGCATGGTCCGTATGAAGTTTTTTCTCCGCCCCATTACTCTACATATGACCCTGATTACATCTCTTCAAAGATATGTTCAGGATGTCATCAGAAGACATACAAAATATGGAAAAAAACTGGTGCTAAACAAAACTGTCAGGAATGCCATATGCCCCATAAAAAAGACAGACTTATACAGAAATTTCCCTTTATGTACTTTCATTCTAAAAAAGAGCTTCATGATCATTCTTTCCCGCCTCTGAAGGCGTCAGGAAAAGATTTTATGACAAAAGTATTCCAAGAGAAAAACATTCTGAAAATAAGTATTAAAAATCTCTCTGTACCACATACCATTCCAACAGCCCAGCAGGGAAGCCCTAAATACTACCTTGTGGTAATAGGATTCAAAGAAAGTGAAGAGATTTTAAGAGAGAATGTGATGATTACTCCGAGGAACGGTTTCCATTACAAAAAATGGAAGGAGTTTGTTTTTTATAAAGATAGGAAGATAGACAGATTAAAGATATTAATAAATAGAAGACTCTCCTGGATGGAAAAAAGAGAAAAAGTTTTTGAGAAAGAATTTTTATTCTGA
- a CDS encoding cysteine desulfurase family protein, translated as MLEKRGIVYADHLATTPVPEEIVEVMKPYFTEHFGNPTSLHKLGVEAKKAINRAREQVAELLNIGRPEDIVYTSGAIEANNLAIKGFAKAPGITRRGKHIVVSAIEHHSVLHSCKTLEKEGFEITYLQPDNYGIIHPEQVAEAVREDTILVSIGYANREIGTLQDMPALVAAAKEKNPRVVFHSDIAAAVGHTPVNVEEWGLDMASFTGHYFYAPKGVGGLYVRKGVRLKPLIEGGIQEGGRRAGTEPVPLIVGMGAAAELAIKEMDDRVNRLKKLRDKLKKGIEEKIPYIQFTGHPEKRLPNHLSLIVMYIEGEAMLLMLDYHKIYTASGSACVSYALKQSHVLAAIGVDKEASNGSIVFSLGRENTEEDIDYILEKYPAAVQRLREISPFGPENWEEFTKKADKFKNVR; from the coding sequence ATGTTAGAGAAAAGAGGAATCGTATATGCAGATCATCTTGCTACAACACCAGTGCCTGAAGAGATAGTTGAGGTTATGAAGCCTTATTTTACCGAACACTTTGGAAATCCCACATCTCTCCATAAACTTGGTGTTGAAGCGAAGAAAGCGATTAACAGAGCAAGAGAACAGGTAGCAGAACTTCTTAATATAGGAAGACCTGAAGATATAGTATATACATCAGGAGCAATTGAGGCTAACAACCTTGCAATAAAAGGGTTTGCTAAAGCTCCCGGAATAACAAGAAGAGGAAAACATATTGTCGTATCAGCTATAGAACACCATTCTGTTCTACATTCCTGTAAGACTCTTGAAAAGGAAGGATTTGAAATTACATATCTTCAACCTGATAATTACGGAATTATACATCCAGAACAGGTAGCAGAAGCAGTCAGGGAGGATACAATCCTTGTATCTATTGGCTATGCAAACAGAGAAATAGGAACCCTTCAGGATATGCCAGCTCTCGTTGCAGCAGCTAAGGAAAAAAACCCGAGGGTCGTTTTCCACTCAGACATAGCTGCAGCTGTTGGACATACACCTGTCAATGTTGAAGAATGGGGTCTTGATATGGCTTCATTCACAGGTCATTACTTCTACGCTCCTAAAGGAGTAGGTGGTTTATATGTAAGAAAAGGTGTTAGGTTGAAACCCCTTATTGAAGGTGGTATTCAGGAAGGTGGAAGAAGAGCAGGAACAGAACCTGTACCATTGATAGTAGGTATGGGTGCTGCTGCAGAACTGGCTATAAAGGAGATGGACGACAGAGTAAACAGACTGAAAAAGTTAAGAGACAAACTGAAAAAGGGAATAGAAGAAAAGATTCCTTATATACAATTTACAGGACATCCAGAAAAGAGACTTCCGAACCACCTTTCGCTGATTGTTATGTATATCGAAGGGGAAGCTATGCTTCTTATGCTTGACTACCATAAAATATACACAGCTTCCGGTTCAGCATGTGTTTCCTATGCTCTTAAACAGTCCCATGTTCTTGCTGCTATAGGCGTAGATAAAGAGGCTTCTAACGGTTCTATAGTATTTTCTCTTGGTAGAGAAAATACAGAGGAAGATATAGATTACATCTTAGAAAAATACCCTGCAGCAGTACAAAGACTGAGAGAAATATCACCTTTTGGTCCTGAGAACTGGGAAGAATTTACCAAAAAAGCAGATAAGTTTAAAAATGTAAGATAA
- a CDS encoding NifU family protein — MVKTKEQEVEKVLEMIRPALALDMGDIRLVKVEDDTVYLELLGACSTCPVPDITMKDVIIVAIKNFLPWVKKVQIGQHKFEIKK; from the coding sequence ATGGTCAAAACAAAAGAACAGGAAGTGGAAAAAGTTCTTGAGATGATAAGACCAGCTCTTGCCCTTGATATGGGAGATATCAGGCTGGTTAAAGTTGAGGACGACACAGTTTATCTGGAATTACTTGGAGCCTGTTCAACATGTCCTGTTCCTGATATTACAATGAAAGATGTTATTATTGTGGCTATAAAGAATTTCTTGCCTTGGGTTAAAAAAGTACAGATAGGACAGCACAAATTTGAGATAAAAAAATAA
- a CDS encoding putative DNA-binding domain-containing protein — MQYKKIIEEFYKSVKEGGNPLSLPEEGLEIYRNLIRHTVYEFLSSVFPLTKKITEDKWEDLIESFVSSQNFTSPYLQDLPFHFIEYIEKKDVFKDEEYLKDLLRYEWLEVEIFNQDVPLKESEFSWQNTYRLSNSARAVVFQYPVHHISQIGITSFKHKKGRYNLIIYQNPESFEVEYIQLTDFLYEILNSLESGNLYKISTEISVKYSVNLELISNHMEKFFKTLIKNRIII; from the coding sequence ATGCAGTATAAAAAGATTATTGAAGAGTTTTATAAATCTGTCAAAGAAGGTGGAAATCCGTTAAGTCTCCCGGAAGAAGGACTGGAAATCTACAGAAATCTTATCAGACATACAGTATATGAATTTTTATCTTCAGTTTTTCCTTTGACGAAAAAAATAACAGAAGATAAATGGGAAGATCTAATAGAAAGCTTCGTATCAAGCCAGAACTTCACATCCCCGTATCTTCAGGATCTGCCTTTTCATTTTATTGAGTATATTGAGAAGAAAGACGTTTTCAAAGATGAAGAATATTTGAAGGATCTGCTCCGGTATGAATGGCTTGAGGTAGAGATTTTTAATCAGGATGTACCCTTGAAAGAGTCTGAGTTCAGCTGGCAAAATACCTACAGATTATCAAACTCTGCAAGAGCTGTTGTTTTTCAGTATCCTGTTCACCATATATCTCAAATAGGAATAACAAGTTTTAAGCATAAAAAGGGCAGGTATAACCTGATTATTTATCAAAATCCTGAAAGCTTTGAAGTAGAATACATACAGCTGACAGACTTTTTGTATGAGATATTGAACAGCTTAGAATCAGGAAATCTGTATAAAATCTCTACAGAGATTTCTGTTAAATACTCTGTAAATCTTGAACTTATATCCAATCATATGGAGAAGTTTTTCAAAACCCTTATAAAAAATAGAATTATCATCTAA
- a CDS encoding DUF692 domain-containing protein, translated as MWFDGEIKGTGLGLRTAFIEDIHDYDLKPEWFEIAPENWIKKGGYLRKLFEDIRKDFPVVCHGLSLSVGSPDPVNKYFLKELKDFLDYYEISIYSEHLSFSSLYGSYIYDLFPLPFTRELAEDMSQKISFIQDFLGREISLENASSYVELSGDMEETDFIGYIIEKTGCKLLLDVNNVYVNSCNHRFDPYLYIEKIKPEWVSYIHIAGHKKIKEDLILDTHGSEISQSVYQLLIFTLKKIGKKPVLLERDNNIPPYRELLNEYDYLREVVKNAV; from the coding sequence ATGTGGTTCGATGGGGAAATAAAAGGTACAGGCTTAGGATTAAGAACAGCTTTTATTGAAGATATCCACGATTATGACCTTAAACCTGAATGGTTTGAGATTGCTCCTGAAAACTGGATTAAAAAAGGTGGATATCTTAGAAAACTTTTTGAAGATATCAGAAAAGATTTTCCTGTAGTATGTCACGGGCTTTCCCTATCTGTAGGAAGTCCTGACCCTGTTAATAAGTATTTCTTAAAAGAGTTAAAGGACTTTTTAGATTACTATGAGATTTCTATATACTCAGAACATCTTAGTTTTTCTTCTCTCTATGGCAGTTATATTTATGATCTTTTTCCCCTCCCCTTTACCAGGGAGCTTGCTGAAGATATGTCTCAAAAAATTTCTTTTATTCAGGATTTTTTAGGTAGAGAGATATCTCTAGAAAATGCATCAAGTTATGTAGAGCTTTCAGGAGATATGGAAGAAACAGACTTTATCGGATATATAATTGAAAAAACAGGATGTAAATTGCTACTTGATGTAAATAACGTTTATGTGAACTCTTGTAATCACCGGTTTGATCCTTATCTGTATATAGAGAAAATAAAACCAGAGTGGGTGTCTTATATACATATAGCCGGTCATAAAAAAATAAAGGAAGATTTAATTTTAGATACTCATGGTTCTGAAATTTCCCAGTCTGTTTATCAGCTTCTGATTTTTACACTGAAAAAAATAGGGAAAAAACCTGTTCTTCTTGAAAGAGATAACAATATACCCCCTTACAGAGAGCTTCTTAATGAGTATGATTATCTAAGGGAAGTAGTAAAAAATGCAGTATAA
- a CDS encoding DUF1858 domain-containing protein yields MRITEETKVFHLLEEYPESEEIVRKYFAYFYEKKLEDIALKRLSIKGAFNVLNLPDDKREEFFKEIHEKLGLDVPKTNLERE; encoded by the coding sequence ATGAGAATAACAGAAGAAACTAAGGTTTTCCACCTCCTTGAAGAGTATCCAGAAAGCGAGGAGATAGTTAGAAAGTATTTTGCTTATTTTTACGAAAAAAAACTTGAAGATATAGCTTTAAAAAGGTTAAGTATAAAAGGAGCTTTTAATGTTTTAAACCTTCCCGATGATAAAAGGGAAGAGTTTTTTAAAGAGATTCATGAAAAATTAGGGTTAGATGTACCAAAAACAAATTTGGAGAGAGAGTAA